One segment of Anaerohalosphaeraceae bacterium DNA contains the following:
- the coaD gene encoding pantetheine-phosphate adenylyltransferase — protein MKERSITAIFPGSFDPITNGHLDVIRRGYKLFDRLIVAVGQNPGKEELFTKAERVEMIRALVGDLPGVTVESYDTLTVEFAAHRGAQVMLRGLRNLTDVEYEFQLAMTNRKIAGIETVFIMTSEEYGYVNSTMVRQLALLGGDVSGLIPPSVYQRLRQKLAVRKPAKQNDVPE, from the coding sequence ATGAAAGAGCGGTCGATTACCGCGATTTTCCCGGGTTCTTTTGACCCTATCACCAACGGCCATCTGGATGTGATTCGCCGGGGATACAAACTGTTTGACCGACTGATTGTGGCAGTCGGACAAAACCCCGGAAAAGAGGAATTGTTCACCAAAGCCGAACGCGTGGAAATGATACGCGCTCTTGTAGGGGATTTGCCCGGCGTAACCGTGGAAAGTTATGATACCCTCACCGTGGAATTTGCCGCCCACAGGGGAGCCCAGGTTATGCTGCGGGGGCTGCGAAACCTCACGGATGTCGAATATGAATTCCAACTGGCCATGACCAACCGAAAAATCGCCGGCATCGAAACCGTCTTTATCATGACCAGTGAAGAATACGGCTATGTCAATTCCACGATGGTGCGCCAGCTGGCCCTGCTGGGCGGGGATGTTTCCGGGCTGATTCCCCCCTCCGTCTATCAGCGGCTCCGGCAGAAATTAGCCGTTCGAAAACCCGCCAAACAAAATGACGTGCCGGAATAG
- a CDS encoding ferritin family protein produces MIEFHTIEDILKFALARVIFSEKIYRRLADSVENTAAQAIFLALAQAEERQRRKIEMELYKIGLTVSEPDVSQLEKEEWPEWKFLAKRMLIQDAFELAIQRQRESFHLFAEWMGKADKPEIADIFFQLSQEEMRHLLQLEKEYKSIFPERAV; encoded by the coding sequence ATGATTGAGTTTCATACCATTGAAGATATCCTGAAATTTGCTCTGGCTCGCGTGATTTTTTCAGAGAAAATCTACCGGCGTTTGGCGGATAGTGTGGAAAATACCGCTGCTCAGGCCATTTTCCTGGCACTGGCACAGGCCGAAGAACGGCAGCGAAGAAAAATTGAAATGGAGCTGTACAAAATCGGTTTGACGGTTTCGGAGCCGGACGTTTCACAACTGGAAAAAGAAGAATGGCCGGAGTGGAAGTTTCTGGCCAAACGGATGCTTATTCAGGATGCGTTTGAGCTGGCGATTCAACGACAGCGAGAATCGTTTCATCTGTTTGCGGAATGGATGGGGAAAGCCGACAAACCGGAAATCGCAGATATTTTCTTTCAATTAAGTCAGGAGGAAATGCGGCATCTGCTGCAGTTGGAAAAAGAATACAAGTCCATTTTTCCGGAACGGGCCGTGTAA
- a CDS encoding YkgJ family cysteine cluster protein, which yields MGLMDIRAGKWYAKGLFFACVGCGWCCAGPQEGYIWLTRKELQRAADYLKIPSEVFREKYVRRVGFRLSLIEHPRTKDCIFLTDFGGGRRGCAIYPVRPLQCRTWPFWNENLRTPQAWEATGQKCPGINQGTFWSLEQIESQRTAKPDADGCPE from the coding sequence ATGGGATTGATGGACATTCGGGCGGGCAAGTGGTACGCAAAGGGGTTGTTTTTTGCGTGCGTCGGCTGCGGATGGTGCTGTGCAGGGCCGCAGGAAGGATATATCTGGCTGACCCGAAAAGAACTTCAGCGGGCGGCGGATTACCTGAAAATCCCTTCGGAGGTCTTTCGGGAAAAATATGTCCGTCGTGTGGGTTTTCGGCTCAGTCTCATCGAGCATCCGCGAACCAAAGACTGCATTTTTCTGACGGATTTCGGCGGCGGCCGGCGCGGCTGTGCAATTTATCCGGTGCGGCCGCTTCAGTGTCGAACCTGGCCGTTCTGGAATGAAAACCTTCGCACGCCCCAGGCGTGGGAAGCGACGGGTCAGAAATGCCCCGGAATCAATCAGGGTACTTTTTGGAGTTTGGAGCAGATTGAATCCCAGCGAACCGCAAAACCGGATGCCGACGGATGTCCTGAATGA
- the ilvD gene encoding dihydroxy-acid dehydratase, translated as MNSDQIKQGFQRAPHRGLLRACGLKDEDINKPFIAVANSYCDVVPGHIHLHEVAKAVKKAIRQAGGVPFEFNTIAICDGIAMGHTGMKYSLASREIIADAVEAMLRAHCFDGMVCIPNCDKIIPGMLMAAVRVNIPTLFVSGGPMLAGKTKDGKTTDLISIFEGVAQFNAGKISEQQLYELECSGCPTQGSCSGMFTANSMNCLCEAIGMALPGNGTIPAVDRRRQKLYRTAGQRIVELVRENLRPRDIITEKSIDNAFICDMAMGGSTNTVLHTMAIANEAGISYDLDRINRISERCPNICKVSPSSHWHMEDVDAAGGISAILKEISRIDGLLHPECMTVSGVTLGERIRKAKILNPECIRPLENAYSKTGGLAILRGNLAPNGCVVKTAGVSEKMLRHSGPAVIFESQEEACEGILGGKVKPGDVVVIRYEGPKGGPGMQEMLSPTSYIMGAGLGDSVALITDGRFSGGTRGACIGHISPEAAVGGPIALVQNGDIIDIDIPAGTLAVRLSADELNRRKAQWKPRPPRITSGCLAKYAAMATSADTGAVLKWD; from the coding sequence ATGAACAGCGACCAGATTAAACAGGGATTTCAGCGGGCTCCGCACCGGGGGCTCTTGCGGGCTTGCGGGCTGAAGGATGAAGATATCAACAAGCCGTTTATTGCGGTGGCAAACAGCTACTGCGATGTTGTGCCGGGGCATATTCATCTTCATGAGGTTGCCAAAGCGGTGAAGAAAGCCATTCGGCAGGCCGGCGGGGTGCCGTTTGAGTTTAACACGATTGCAATCTGCGACGGCATCGCCATGGGACATACGGGAATGAAGTATTCCCTGGCTTCCCGAGAGATTATTGCGGATGCTGTGGAGGCAATGCTTCGAGCCCATTGTTTTGATGGAATGGTCTGCATCCCGAACTGCGATAAGATTATTCCGGGAATGCTGATGGCGGCTGTGCGGGTGAATATCCCGACGCTGTTTGTCTCCGGCGGACCGATGCTGGCCGGCAAGACGAAGGACGGAAAGACGACGGATTTAATCAGCATTTTCGAAGGGGTTGCCCAGTTTAACGCCGGCAAAATCAGCGAACAACAGCTGTATGAGTTGGAATGTTCGGGCTGCCCGACTCAGGGAAGCTGTTCGGGGATGTTCACGGCCAACAGTATGAACTGCCTTTGCGAGGCGATAGGAATGGCCCTGCCGGGCAACGGCACGATTCCGGCGGTGGACCGGCGCCGCCAGAAGCTCTACCGCACGGCCGGACAGAGAATCGTTGAACTGGTGCGGGAGAATCTGCGGCCGCGGGATATTATTACTGAAAAGTCTATCGATAATGCCTTTATTTGTGATATGGCCATGGGCGGGTCCACCAATACGGTTCTGCACACGATGGCCATAGCCAATGAGGCGGGCATCTCTTATGATTTGGACAGAATCAACCGCATCAGTGAACGGTGTCCGAATATCTGCAAGGTTTCTCCCTCCAGCCATTGGCATATGGAAGATGTGGATGCGGCCGGCGGAATCAGCGCGATTCTGAAGGAAATCAGCCGGATTGACGGGCTGCTGCATCCGGAATGTATGACGGTGTCGGGGGTGACACTTGGGGAGCGGATTCGAAAGGCCAAGATTTTGAACCCGGAGTGTATCCGTCCGCTCGAGAACGCCTACTCGAAGACGGGGGGACTGGCGATCCTTCGCGGGAATCTGGCCCCCAACGGCTGTGTGGTTAAGACGGCGGGTGTGTCGGAGAAGATGCTTCGCCACAGCGGGCCGGCGGTCATCTTTGAAAGTCAGGAAGAGGCCTGCGAAGGCATTTTAGGCGGCAAAGTCAAGCCCGGCGATGTGGTGGTCATCCGGTACGAAGGGCCCAAGGGCGGACCGGGGATGCAGGAAATGCTCAGTCCCACCAGTTATATTATGGGGGCGGGGCTGGGGGATTCCGTGGCGCTGATTACGGACGGGCGGTTTTCCGGCGGCACACGCGGGGCCTGCATCGGTCATATCAGTCCGGAAGCAGCGGTCGGCGGGCCGATTGCGCTGGTTCAGAACGGCGATATTATTGATATTGATATTCCGGCCGGAACCCTTGCGGTTCGTTTGAGTGCGGATGAACTGAATCGGCGGAAGGCGCAGTGGAAGCCGCGTCCGCCGCGGATTACCAGCGGCTGTCTGGCCAAATACGCCGCGATGGCCACAAGCGCCGATACCGGAGCTGTTCTGAAATGGGATTGA